The nucleotide sequence CGCAGGACGGCAGCAACCCGCTTTCCATGCTGGAAACCGCGAAAGCGCAGGTCGAAGCCTATCCGACCGTGATTTTCACGCGAGGAAAGGCCGTTTCCGGCAGCGGCGAAATCGACAATTTCAGGATCGAACTCGATGGTGGCGAGATCGTCGAGGGGCGGCGACTGATCCTTGCCTTCGGCATATCGGACGAACTGCCGGATATTCCCGGCCTTGCGGAGCGATGGGGCAATACGGTCATTCATTGTCCCTATTGCCACGGCTATGAATTCAGCGACCGGCAACTTGGCGTCCTCAATCTGTCGCCCATGTCGGTGCATCAGGCCATGCTGATTTCCGAATGGGGACCAACGACCTTCTTCATCGACAAGGGAATGGAGCCGGATGCCGAGACATTCGCAGAACTGCAACGGCGCGGCGTGAAGATCGAACGCAGCCCGGTCCGTGCGCTCTGCGGGCAGGGGAAAGAACTTTCGCAAGTCGAGCTTGACGACGGGCGACTGGTGCCCGTCGACGCGCTTTACATCGGCCCCCGCAATCGCCTGAACAGCGAGATTGCCGGCATATTCGGCTGCGCAATGGATGAACTGCCGCTCGGCAGAACGATACGGACGGACGGTCTGAAGACGACCACGGTGCCGGGCATTTTTGCAGCAGGCGACATTACGCGCGGTGCGCACAGCGTTGCGTGGTCGGTTGCCGACGGGGTGACGGCGGGAACAGCGGCGCATCGATCCTTGGTGTTCTAGAGCATTTCCAGCAAAAGTGCGAAGCGTCTACGCGGGGAAATCAGTTCACTGGACTGATTTCTTATCCCGCTTCGATGCGGTGGATAATGCGACAGACAAATACTTAGAGCGGTTCCGACGATTCCGTTTTAACCGGAACCGCTCCAGGCTCCCAATTTGTTGCATTCCGGCTACATTGGCGCTCCCGTCTGCAGCCCTCATATATCAGCCTCTTGCTTATGGGCTCCAGTCCTGCAAATTCAGCGTTCGTGGTCCATCCCGCTACGGGATTCCTGGACCGGATCGGGGAATCCATGAATACCGGGTCAGTCAGTTCAAGACCGCTTGCAGGCATTGCCCTTGCTTGCGGCGGCTACGCTTGTTTTGCCCTTCAGGATGCAATGGTGAAATGGCTCGTCGCGACCTATCAGGTGCCGCAGATCTTGTTCATGCGCAGCCTGGTGATCGTGCTCATCACGGGCGTGCTGATCCGCTATCACCGCCATCCGTCGATTTTCAAAAGCCCTTATCGCAACACCATCGTGCTCCGCGCGGGCCTGATGCTCGGCGCGTGGTTGCTGTTCTACAATGCGGCTCGCCATCTCGAGCTTGCAGAACTGACCACGCTCTATTTCTCCGCGCCGATCATGGTCATGTTCCTGTCGATCCTCGTGCTGAAAGAGAAGATCGGGCCGGGGCGGTGGATCGCCTGCGCCATCGGTTTCATCGGCGTGACCGTGGCTGCGAACCCGACCCATTCGCCCAATCTCATTCCCGCCGCCATGTGCATCGTTGCAGGCTTCTGCTGGGCATGGAGCACGATCCTGATCCGGCTTGTCAGCCGCAGCGAAACCACGATGACGCAGATGTATGCGACCAGCCTGCTGTTCGGTCTGGCCTGCGCGCTTTCCTTTCCATGGACCTGGCAGGAGCCCGACCTTTCCGGCTGGGTGCTGATGATCTGTCTCGGGCTGGTGTCCACGCTCGGCCAGTTCCTTCTTTACGAAGGGTTTCGCCACGCACCAGCCTCCGCGCTGGCGCCGGTGGAATATAGCGGACTGATCTGGGCCTTTATCTATGGCTATCTGATCTGGGCGGAAGTTCCGGCAACAAATGTCTTTGCCGGTGCATTCCTGATCGTGCTGGCGAGCCTGCTGCTTATCGCCTGGGAACAGCGTCAGGCGAATTTGCGCAAGCGCCGCGCTCCCTGTTGAGAGCCGGCTGCCAAACACGCCCCGTGCGGCTGCATCACTCCTGAAGGGCGGTCAAACCGCGTGCGCGGCCTGACCGACAGGCAAGGGGAACAGCTTGTCATATGCGATATTGAATACAAACGCATAGACCAGATAGAAGACGACAATCGCTATATCCATCACAAGCGCGGCTACCAGCGAAATTCCCAGATACCACGCGATGAACGGGATCAGGAGCACGACCAACCCGCCCTCGAAGAGGATCGCGTGCAGCACCCGGACAATCATGCTCTTGCTGACGCTGCCGGTGAAGCGCAGCATCGCCTTGTCGAAGCCCAGATTGAACAGAAAATTCCACACGGTCGCGGTGGTAGCCGAAACAATGCCGATGACGCCCATCTCTGCCGCAGGCTTGTCCAGAATGAAGGCCGAACCGGGTATGAAGATCGCCAGACCGATGATTTCAAACATCATTGCATGGCGGACACGGTCCATAAAACTGCGCATTTCCTTTAATCCCTGTTGTTAACGGGCGTGCTTCTATCTTATTCTGGCGATAAGAAAAGTTAGATATTATCTGGATTTCAGATAGATGAGCATTGAACTGGAGCAACTCGAAGCTTTTGTGGCCTCCGCGGACCACGGCTCGTTCTCGGCTGCCGCACGGCACCTGCGCAAGGCGCAGTCCGCAATCAGCACGCTGGTTTCCTCGCTGGAAGACGATCTCGACGTCAAGCTGTTCAGCCGGGCTTCCCGCAATCCGATGCTGACGGAGGCCGGAGCGCGGCTGTTGCCGGAAGCGCGCCTGCTGCTTGCCCGGCGGGAGCACCTGGTTTCAGTCGCCAGAAATTTCGGCGATCACGTTGAAACCCGTCTCGTCGTCGCGATAGACGAGCTTTATCCTGAGCCCGCCATCGCCACGCTGTTTGCCGCTTTCGCGCAGGAATTTCCGCATGTCGAGCTGGAACTGAAATTCCCGCCTTCGACCGCGATAAGCGGGCTTGTGCTGGACGGAAAGGCGGACCTCGGGGTCATGTGGCGCGCCGAACAGATGCCGGATGAACTTGGCTTCCATACAATCGGCTGGGTGCCTCTGGTGCTGGTCTGCGGACGCACGCACCCGCTGGCGCAAACAGCGGTCAGTTGGGAAGATCTGCGTTCGTTTCGCCAGATCATGGCGCGAAAGCACAGCGATACGGCTGAAAGCCAGCGCCTGCGGGTCGGCGCGGATGTTTGGTGGGTGGAAAGCCACTGGGTCATCCTGCAAATTCTCACGCGAGGGATCGGCTGGGCGTTCATTCCCGAACATATACTGAAGGACTCGCCGCTGGCGCCGGAACTCGTCATTCCCCGGTTACAGTTCGACGAGGGCGCACATCCGGTCGCCTTGGAACTGATCTGGAACAAGCGGCGGCGACGGGGGCCTGCCGCCCAGTGGCTGCAGCAACGTTTTGCAAAGAGCCGTTTCTGAGCTTCGATAATGAAGTGCCAAGGGCAGGGATCATCCCTGCCCAAGCGCGATAGCGTGCAATGGAGCATGCCTCATTGGGTCTTGAGGGACAGCCAGCGGGTTGCGTGCACGTTCGTCAGATTGTCGCTATAACCTTCGACCCGTTCCGATACGAGCGCTTGCGACAAGGGGTAGAGCAGGGGAATGACCGGCACTTCTTTCAACAGGATGCGCTCGGCCTCGGCAAGCGTTTCCGCCCGCGCCTTGGCGTCGGTCATGGTTTCCGACCGGGTGATGAGGGCATCGTAATCCTTGTTCGACCAGTCGGATATATTGAAGGAATTGCCGGTGGTGAACAGGCTCAGGAAGGAATAGGGATCGTTGTAATCACCAATCCACGCCTGATAGGCAAAATCATACATGCCCTTTTCGTGCAAATAGTTGAAATAGGTCGTGCTTTCGACTTCATCCTGCGACGCCTCTATGCCGATATTCTTGAGCATGTCGGCAATGGCGATCATTGAGTTCTTGTTATTGATCGAGGTGGCATAACGCAGCTTGACCGAAAGGCTGCCCGGCGTGACGCCTGCCTCCGCCAGCAATTGTCTCGCCCTGTCTTCGCGATCAAGAATATCCTGGTCCTTATATTCCAGACGTGGCACATCCGCGACATAGTTTTGGGTGCCGGGAGGCACCATCGAATAGCCGGGCACCATCATTCCGCGCCTGATTTCACTGGCCAGAAAATTGCGATCGATTGCCATCGAGATGGCCTGACGCACCCGTGGATCGCGCAACTTGCCATCCGGTTCGCCTTTGACGCTGACAAAATAGATGCCGAAATAGGGGGCGACGCGCAGATTCTTTCCCAGATTTGCCTTGATATAGTCCATCTGCTCGGCAGCAACCGTGCCACAAATCTGTAACTCGCCGGCTTCAAAGCGGCGCATGCACGAGGCAGGCTCCTCAAACGGAACCCAGTTCACCACATCGATCCTGACGCTTCCGGCATCCCAGAAATACGGGTTCTTTTTCATGACGATCTGGGCGTTCGGCGTGAAGCTCACCAATGTGTAGGCACCGTTCGACACCATGTTTCCGGCCATGGTGAACTTGTCGCCGTATTTCTCGACCGCTTTCCGGTTGAGCGGCAAGGCCGTTTGATGGGCCAGTATGGGAAGGAAATAAGGGGTGGGGGAGGCCAGTGTGATTTTCAGCGTATGATCGTCCAGCGCCTGGACGCCCAGCTGATCGACCGGCAGTTTGCCCGTATTGATTTCCCGCGCATTTTTGATCGGATAGAGGATGCTGGCGTAACCAGCACCGGTTTTCGGGTCCATGATGCGGCGTAACGAATATTCGAAATCTCCAGCCGTGACCGGGTCGCCACTCGACCATTTCGCGTTTTCCCGCAGGCGGAACGTATAGGTCAGTCCATCGGACGAAATATCCCAGGACTGCGCAACGCCGGGTATCAGCTCTCCCTTGCCGTCTTCCGTGACGAGCCCTTCGTAAAGATCACGCAGCAGGGCGCCTTCCTGCGCCGTTGTTGTCCGATGCTGATCCAGCGATGACGGATCGCTGCCGCTGTCGCGGTTAAGCACGATTTCAGCCGATGCGGCACCAGCCAAGGAAAGCCAGCAAGCGCTTGCAAGAACGAAACGTAGATACATGAAACCCTCCCAATGACAAAGCGGCCCCAAGGGCCGCGAGAATAAGTAACTGTATCCGTTCAGTGTCAGGCTTACTATTTTAAGTAATTACCCCCGCTTTATTGCCACTTCCTCTCCAATAACGTGCAACTAATTGTGCGATACAATTAATGTAATACAACTTGCGATTAGAGAAAAATATTCCTTTCATCTATCATTCTCACGGATCGTAAGACGAAGCAAATCTTTGACAATAACTTTTTAAATATTTGTGAGGGGAAATGAGATTTACTTTATTATCGATGAGTTCCATTGCGACTCTGAGCAGCCTTTCCGTGGCATATGGTGCGGACAACATAGTCGCACCCGAGCCGGACGCAGCACAATATGTCAGGGTCTGCGATACCTATGGCGCTGGGTATTTCTACATACCCGGCACCGAAACCTGCCTGCGGGTGCATGGCTATGTCCGCTATCTCATGCAGGGCGGCGATGATGTCTATGGCCGCGGCTTTACCGACAAGGACGGTGCGCCATATCTGCAACGCTCCACCAAGCGCGACACCTGGGATATTTCCACACGCTTCACGCTTCGCGCCAGCACAGCATCCGAGACGGAGTTGGGTACGCTCAAAACCTATGCGGAAACCCGTTTCGAATGGAGCAATGGCGCGGATTCCAGCTCCACCGGGTCGTTGCGCGTTGCATATGTGGATTTGGGCGGGCTGCGTGTCGGTCTTGATTATTCGGTCTTCACATCTTTCGTCGGCTATCTTGGCGACGTCTTCAACGACGATGTTATCCCGGCTGGCGGCGCACGCACAGCCGCGATCAGTTATACCTATACCGGCAAAGATGGCTGGTCGGCTGTCCTGGCGCTCGAACAGGGCAACAATAAGGACACCGATCATGATTACGGCTATGACGGCACCATAAGCGACTACGCCCCGCATGTCGTTGGCGGCGTGAAATACTCCAAGGACTGGGGCGCCATCATCGCAGTCGCCGCCTATGATGCCCGCAACGAAGAATGGGCGGGCAAGCTGCGCGGCAATCTCAACATTACCGACAAGCTGTCCCTTTGGGCCATGGGAGCCTACAAGTCCAACAAGGACAGCTATATGGACGTCAAGGGCGAGGACGGACAGGTCGCGGGGCAGGTTCGCGCGATCAACAGTTTCTACGGCCAATGGGGTGGCGATTGGGCCGTCTGGGGCGGCGGCGCCTACAAGATGTCCAACAAGACCGTATTCAATGCCGAGCTTTCCTATGACGGCGTGAATACGTTCTACACGACCGCAAATGTCGCTTACGAAATGGTTCCGGGCTTCACGGTCACGCCGGAGATTTCTTATGTGCGGTGGCGCGACAAGAAGTCGGTCCTCAACGGGACAGACGCCTGGCAAGGCTTGATCATGCTGCAGCGGACATTCTGATGAGAGAGGAAGCGCCTGAAAAGGCGCTTCTTTCTTTGCGGGAGCAGGCCTGAGGGCCTCAGTGTAAATCAGATAATATGTATTATGGAACTATCCGATGTGAAGCGATGGACCCATCGCGATAGTGGTGGATATCGTCCCGGATGCGCGACGGCGATAAACGGCAGGATGCAGATTATAACAGGATCGCCGCTGAAACTGTGCATGTAAATTTCCAGCGAATCGAGCTGTTTTCAAGTGCATTCCAACTGACATTCAAATGTCGGAAATCGCGGGAAATGCGGCGTTTTCTGGGCACATCCAGATGGCGTTCCGGCTTTGTAAATCCGATGAAAACCCGTGACCCCGTACCAGAAGTTAAGCGCGCGAATTACTCAAAAAATTGTGAATATATTAATTAAGTCAAAGTGTTGATAAGTTCTCTTGCAAGTGGCGATCTTATAAATAAGATGCGGGGCATTTCAAAAATTTCAAAGGAGGGGTTCTCACATGTATCGTAAATTTCTACTGACAGGTGTATGTCTTCTGGCGCTGGCCGGTGCTGCTTCAGCCGAAGCCGTTCTCAATCGCGGCAACGACACCGACCCGGCGACGCTGGACCATCACCGCACCTCGACTGTGTCCGAAGGCAATGTTCTGCGCGACCTTTATGACGGCCTGACCATTCAGGACGCCAAGGGCGAGGCAATTCCCGGTGTGGCGAAATCCTGGGATATTTCCGAAGACGGCACGGTCTACACCTTCCATCTGCGCGACAATGCGAAATGGTCGAACGGCGACCCGGTTACCGCCGGCGATTTCCAGTTCACCTTCCGCCGCCTGATGGACCCGAAGACAGCCGCCGGTTATGCCAGCATGCTGTTCGTCATCAAGAATGCCGAAGACATTGCCGGCGGCAAGAAGCCGACCGACCAGCTCGGCGTCGAAGCCGTCGACGATCATACGCTCAAGGTGACCTTGAACTCCCCTGCTCCGTATTTCCTTGAGCTTCTGACCCACCAGACCGGCTTCCCGCTGCACCAGAAGAGCGTCGAGGCCAATGGCGACAAGTTCACCACGCCCGGCAAGATGGTGACGAACGGCGCCTATATGCTGGAAAGCTTCACCCCGAACGACAAGATCGTGATGAAGAAGAACCCGCATTACTACGAAGCGGATCAGGTGAAGATCGATACGATCAACTGGATACCGTTCGAGGACCGCGCAAGCTGCATGCGCCGTTTCGAGGCGAAGGAAGTGCAGATCTGCTCCGACGTTCCGGCCGAGCAGATGGACTATGTGAAGAAGAACCTTTCCAAGGAATTCCGCCTGGCGCCTTATCTCGGCGTCTACTATCTGCCGGTGAAGGGCAAGACCGCCGACAGCAAGCTGAAGGACCCGCGCGTCCGTCAGGCCATTTCGCTGGCCATTGACCGTGATTTCATCGCCGATCAGGTCTGGCAGGGCACGATGCTGCCGGGCTATTCGATGGTTCCTCCCCATATCGCCAATTATGTTGAGGATGCGCCAAGGCTGAAATATTCCGACGATATGCTGGAGCGTGAAGACAAGGCCAAGGAACTGTTGAAGGAAGCAGGCGTCGAACCGAATACGCTCTCGGTCGAACTGCGTTATAACACCTCGGAAAACAACAAGAACACCATGGCTGCCATCGCCGACCAGCTTGGCAATATCGGCATCAAGGCTTCGCTCAACGAAACCGAAGGCGCGACCTATTTCAACTACATGCGTGACGATGGTCCGTTCGATATTGCCCGTGCTGCCTGGATCGGCGACTACAACGATCCGCAGAACTTCCTCTACATCAGCCAGAGCGACGTGAGCTTCAACTATTCAAAGGTGAAGAACGCCGATTATGATGCGTTGATGGAAAAGGCGGCAAAAACCCTTGATCTCAAGGAACGCGCCAAGACGCTTGCCGAAGCCGAACAGCTGAAGCTCGATGAACTGAGCAATATTCCGATCCTCTATTATTCATCGCGCGCCCTTGTTTCGGACAAGGTCGAGGGTTGGACCGACAACCTGATGGATGTCCACAAGACGCGCTGGCTTTCCTTAAAACAATAAATTTTCAGCTTGGGCTGCGCTTATCGGCGCGGCCCATTTTTCTTCCGGCAGATCCGGAGGGCCCTTTTGCGGGGCAAACATTTTGTAAAAAAGTATATGGGAGTTTTTCATGGTTCGCGGAATTTTGATGACAGGCGTTTGCCTGATGGCGCTGGCAGGTGCCGCATCGGCAGAAACAGTGCTCAACCGGGGCAACGATACCGATCCCGCCACGCTGGACCAGCAACACACGACCACAGTTTCGGAAAACCGTGTCCTGCGCGACCTTTATGAAGGTCTGCTTGTGCAAAATGAGAAGGGCGAGGCCATTCCCGGCGCCGCATCCTCATGGGACATCTCCGAAGACGGCCTCATCTACACGTTCCACATGCGTGAGAACGCCAAGTGGTCGAATGGCGACCCCGTCACCGCTGGCGATTTCGAGTTCACTTTCCACCGCATCATGGACCCGAAAACCGCCGCGGGATATGCCAGCGTCCTATATGCCATCAAGAATGCCGAGGAAGTCGCTACCGGCAAGATGCCGCTGGACCAGTTGGGCGTGAAGGCGCTTGACGACAAAACATTGCAGATCACGCTCAAGAACCCTGCCCCTTATTTTCTGGAACTGCTCACCCACCAGACCGGTTTTCCGCTCAACCGGAAAGCGGTCGAGAAGTTCGGGGACAAGTTCACCCTGCCCGGCAATCTCGTAACCAATGGCGCCTATACGCTTGTCAGCTTCAATCCCAATGATAAGATTTCCATGAAGAAGAACCCCAACTACTGGGATGCTTCCAATGTGAAGATCGATGCAGCGAACTGGATACCGTTTGAAGACCGTGCAAGCTGCATGCGCCGTTTTGAAGCGAAGGAAGTCGATATCTGTTCCGATGTTCCGGCCGAGCAGATGGACTATGTGAAGAAGAACCTGAGCGGCCAGTTCCGCCTCGCCCCCTATCTCGGGATCTATTATATCGACATCAAGGGCGAGCCGTCGAGTAAGCTGCGCGATCCGCGTGTGCGCCGGGCCATTTCCATGGCTATCGATCGTGATTTCCTCGCCGATGAAGTCTGGCGCGGCGTCATGCTCCCAGCCAGTTCCATGGTGCCGCCCGGCATCGTGAATTACGTGAAGGACGCTCCGAAGCTGGATTTCGCCGATGCGGACGTTCTGGACCGTGAGGACAAGGCCAAAACGCTGCTGAAGGAAGCCGGTGTCGAGCCCGGAAGCCTTTCGGTGACCTTGCGCTACAACACTTCGGAAAACCACAAGAATACCATGGCGGCCATCGCCAATATGCTGGGCAATATCGGTATCAAGGCCACGCTCAACGAGGTCGAGGGTACGACCTTCTACAACTACCTTCAGGAAAAGGGGATGTTCGACATTACCCGCGACGGTTGGATCGGCGATTACAATGATCCGAATTCGTTCCTGGAGCTTTATACCACCGGCAATTATTTCAATTACGCCGAATGGTCGAACAAGGATTACGACGCGCTGATGGCGAAATCCGCCACGACGACCAATCTCGCTGACCGGGCAAACATTCTCGCAGACGCAGAGAAAATCCTCCTCAGCGAGGGGTCGGTCGTTCCGCTGATGTATTATTCGTCCACCGCGCTCGTTGCCGACCGTGTTCAGGGTTATGAAAACAACCTTATGAATTCGCACGGCACCCGCTGGCTATCCTTGAAGAACTGAAAACACAACAAAAACAAGGCCCAAGAAGCATTTTCCAGTCAAAGGCGCGAAGCGGTTTTGCATAAGGAAAATGCATAAAACAAAGAGTTTGGGATTTGCCGGACCGCTGCACGGCGGTTCGGCAAAGAAGGGAAAAGAACATGCTGGGCTATACGCTCCGACGATTGGGTAGTGCGATACCCACGATATTCATCATCATCACGCTGACATTCTTTGCGATCCGGCTGGCACCCGGCGGACCTTTCGACCTTGAAAGGCCCATCGACCCCCTGATCCTGGAAAACCTCAAGAAGGCCTATAATATGGATGCGCCGCTGTGGCAGCAGTATCTGATTTATCTGGGCAATCTTTTGCATGGCGATCTTGGACCGAGCTTCACGCGCCGCGACTTCTCCGTGAATGATCTTTTCGCTTCCGGCCTGCCGGTATCGATCGTTCTCGGCACGCTTGGCCTGACGCTTGCGGCAATCATCGGAACGTTTCTCGGCACGCTTGCAGCCCTGAAGCAGAACTCGACCATCGACTATTTCGTCGTGGCGCTCGCCACATTCGGCATCACCACGCCGAACTTCGTCGTGGCCCCTCTTCTCAGCCTTCTGTTCGGTGTCATCCTCGGCTGGGTTCCGGCGGGCGGCTGGTCCTCGGCCAATATAACCTACTGGATATTGCCGGTCCTTACCCTGGCACTGCCGCAGGTGGGCGTCATTGCGCGTCTCGTGCGTGGCGCAACGATCGAGGCGCTGCGCGCCAACCACGTTCGGACGGCGCGCGCCTATGGCCTGCCTTCCCGCGTGGTTGTCGGCGTGCACGCCTTGCGCGCCGCCATGCTTCCCGCCGTTTCCTATCTCGGCCCCACCGCCGCCGGCCTTCTCACCGGTTCGGTCGTGGTCGAGACGATCTTCGGCATCCCCGGCATCGGTCGTTACTTCGTGCAGGGCGCGCTCAGCCGCGATTACACCCTCGTCATGGGAACCGTTGTCGTCATTTCGATCTTCATCGTGGTTTTCAACCTGATCGTCGATCTTCTCTATGCATGGCTTGATCCGAGGGTTCGCTATGACTGATCTTTCCGTTCCGACCGAAACAGCCCGGCTGGAAGTTCCAAGCCGCTCCCTCTGGCAGGATGCATGGCTGCGCCTGCGCAAGAACAGGGCCGCCGCGGCGAGCGCCATCGCCCTTCTCGTGATGGCTTTTCTGGGCGTGTTCGGCCCCATGCTGAGCCCGCATCCCTATGACAAGATCTATCCGCAGTTCGTGCGCGTGGCTCCGAGCCTCGAAGCCTATCCGCGCGCGGATACGATCATGCCGGGCCTTGAACGCGAACTGGCCCGTGCACGGCTGAAAGCCGCTGGCGAACCGGAATTGACCGGCAACAATGTCGTTGTCAATTTCACCTCACAGCGCCCGACAGATGACCGCGTGCTGCGTTATTTCCAGCGTTCCGACCTGTTCAGCAATCCCAAGATCGATATCGCGTCCGATGGGTTGTCGGGCAAGCTCACCCTCGACGTGACGCGCAACTATTTCCTGCTCGGCACCGATAATCTGGGCCGCGATCTGATGACCCGCATCTTCGTCGGCGTTCGCATGTCGCTCGCCATCGGCCTGCTGGCTTCCGCCATGTCGCTGATCCTCGGCGTGTCCTTTGGTGCCATCTCCGGCTATCTGGGCGGGCGCATCGACAATGTGATGATGCGGTTTGTCGATATCATCTATTCGCTGCCCTTCATCTTCTTCGTCATATTGATGCTCGTCTTCTTCGGGCGATCCATTTTCATCATCTTCATCGCCATCGGCGCGACGGAATGGCTGGATATGGCGCGCATCGTGCGCGGGCAGACATTGAGCCTCAAACGGCAGGAATTCGTGCAGGCGGCGGAAGCGCTCGGCGCGACACGCAGCGGCGTCATTACCCGCCACATCATCCCGAATGCGCTGGGCCCCGTCATCGTTTTCGTGACGCTGCTGGTGCCCAAGGCTATCCTGCTCGAAAGTCTCCTTTCCTTCCTCGGTCTCGGCGTTCAGGACCCCCTCACCTCTCTGGGGTTGCTGATTTCCGAAGGTGCCCAGAACATGCGCGGCGCCAGCTGGCTATTGATCTGGCCTGCCATCACGCTGACCACAATCCTGTTTGCGCTGAACTTCCTTGGCGACGGCCTGCGCGACAGCCTTGACCCGAAGGATCGCTGAGATGACAAGTGAAAACATTCTGAGCGTGCGCGACCTGAAGGTCACTTTCGAC is from Brucella intermedia LMG 3301 and encodes:
- a CDS encoding ABC transporter permease, with the protein product MTDLSVPTETARLEVPSRSLWQDAWLRLRKNRAAAASAIALLVMAFLGVFGPMLSPHPYDKIYPQFVRVAPSLEAYPRADTIMPGLERELARARLKAAGEPELTGNNVVVNFTSQRPTDDRVLRYFQRSDLFSNPKIDIASDGLSGKLTLDVTRNYFLLGTDNLGRDLMTRIFVGVRMSLAIGLLASAMSLILGVSFGAISGYLGGRIDNVMMRFVDIIYSLPFIFFVILMLVFFGRSIFIIFIAIGATEWLDMARIVRGQTLSLKRQEFVQAAEALGATRSGVITRHIIPNALGPVIVFVTLLVPKAILLESLLSFLGLGVQDPLTSLGLLISEGAQNMRGASWLLIWPAITLTTILFALNFLGDGLRDSLDPKDR
- a CDS encoding ABC transporter permease translates to MLGYTLRRLGSAIPTIFIIITLTFFAIRLAPGGPFDLERPIDPLILENLKKAYNMDAPLWQQYLIYLGNLLHGDLGPSFTRRDFSVNDLFASGLPVSIVLGTLGLTLAAIIGTFLGTLAALKQNSTIDYFVVALATFGITTPNFVVAPLLSLLFGVILGWVPAGGWSSANITYWILPVLTLALPQVGVIARLVRGATIEALRANHVRTARAYGLPSRVVVGVHALRAAMLPAVSYLGPTAAGLLTGSVVVETIFGIPGIGRYFVQGALSRDYTLVMGTVVVISIFIVVFNLIVDLLYAWLDPRVRYD